One genomic segment of Brassica napus cultivar Da-Ae chromosome A3, Da-Ae, whole genome shotgun sequence includes these proteins:
- the LOC125607207 gene encoding disease resistance protein RBA1-like produces MKNSYLESRWCLDELAEIRNCLLRKQLDFVIPVFYKVKTSHVEKQTGDFGKPFPNLQKKHPRLRVLRWKKALKFVAETIGLSYRENSSIPELDFIKNIVEVVNGLLRRIALKDSKSMRNSEAGRSSP; encoded by the exons ATGAAGAATAG TTACTTGGAGTCACGGTGGTGCTTGGACGAGCTCGCTGAGATAAGGAATTGCTTGTTGAGGAAGCAACTTGACTTCGTGATACCCGTCTTTTATAAGGTCAAGACTTCCCACGTTGAGAAACAGACCGGAGATTTTGGCAAACCGTTCCCAAACTTGCAGAAGAAGCATCCACGTCTTAGGGTCTTGAGATGGAAGAAAGCTTTGAAGTTTGTGGCTGAAACAATTGGATTGTCTTATAGAGAAAATAG TTCGATTCCAGAGTTGGACTTCATCAAGAACATTGTGGAAGTGGTTAATGGGCTTTTACGCAGAATCGCATTGAAAGATAGTAAGAGCATGCGCAACAGTGAGGCTGGGAGGTCGAGTCCTTAG
- the LOC106440532 gene encoding probable WRKY transcription factor 29 — protein MGEVAYMDEGDLEAIVRGYSGSGESSGGSCLPFETASFYEPEMETTGLDELGELYKPFYPFSTQTILTSSISVPEDLRSFRDDKKQRTHGCLLSNGSRVDQIRITESKSKKSKKNQQKRVVEQVKEENLLSDAWAWRKYGQKPIKGSPYPRSYYRCSSSKGCLARKQVERNPQNPEKFTITYTNEHNHELPTRRNSLAGSTRAKSSQPKPSITKKSGKLVVSSPTSNPVITSADESSVAVQDMGISEMRTYQATEEIEGMSTSLPSDLLSGMGNFPCFTSDFDELLNSQEFLNGYLWNY, from the exons atgGGTGAGGTGGCTTATATGGACGAAGGAGACTTAGAAGCAATCGTGAGAGGCTACTCTGGCTCCGGAGAAAGCTCCGGCGGGTCTTGCCTCCCATTTGAGACGGCTAGTTTCTACGAACCGGAGATGGAGACAACTGGTTTAGATGAACTCGGTGAACTCTACAAACCTTTTTATCCTTTCTCTACTCAAACTATCCTCACGAGCTCCATCTCTGTTCCCGAAGATTTAAGAAGTTTCCGAGATGATAAGAAACAACGAACACATGGCTGTCTTCTGTCTAACGGATCAAGAGTTGATCAAATCAGAATCACAGAGTCCAAATCGAAGAAGAG CAAGAAGAACCAACAGAAGAGAGTTGTTGAGCAAGTGAAAGAAGAGAATCTGTTGTCGGACGCATGGGCGTGGCGTAAATATGGGCAGAAACCCATCAAAGGATCTCCGTACCCAAG GAGTTATTACCGGTGCAGCAGCTCAAAGGGGTGTTTAGCAAGAAAACAAGTTGAAAGAAATCCTCAGAACCCGGAAAAGTTCACCATAACGTATACGAACGAGCACAATCATGAGCTACCAACCCGGAGAAACTCACTAGCTGGTTCAACTCGAGCCAAATCTTCCCAACCTAAACCGTCCATAACCAAAAAATCTGGAAAACTAGTGGTTTCTTCTCCCACAAGTAACCCGGTGATCACATCCGCTGATGAATCTTCCGTTGCTGTTCAAGACATGGGGATTTCAGAAATGCGTACCTACCAAGCGACCGAAGAAATAGAAGGCATGAGTACCAGTTTACCATCGGATTTGTTGTCTGGAATGGGAAATTTTCCATGCTTTACTAGTGACTTCGATGAACTATTGAATAGCCAAGAGTTCCTCAATGGGTACTTATGGAATTATTAG
- the LOC106365412 gene encoding L-arabinokinase-like, protein MRIDDNEGVSASSKHLVFAYYVTGHGFGHATRVVEVVRHLIAAGHDVHVVTGAPDFVFTSEIQSPRLKIRKVLLDCGAVQADALTVDRLASLEKYVETAVVPRAEILKTEVEWLHSIKADFVVSDVVLVACRAAADAGIRSVCVTNFR, encoded by the exons ATGAGGATTGACGATAACGAAGGCGTCTCAGCTTCCAGCAAGCACCTGGTCTTCGCTTACTACGTCACTGGACACGGCTTCGGTCACGCCACCCGCGTCGTCGAG GTTGTCCGTCACTTGATCGCGGCCGGGCACGACGTTCATGTCGTCACCGGCGCGCCTGATTTCGTCTTCACGTCCGAGATTCAGTCTCCTAGGCTTAAGATTCGAAAG GTTCTTTTGGACTGTGGAGCTGTGCAAGCTGATGCTCTGACTGTAGATCGTCTTGCCTCCTTAGAAAAG TATGTGGAAACAGCTGTGGTTCCTCGAGCTGAAATCTTGAAAACAGAAGTGGAGTGGCTTCATTCTATCAAAGCTGATTTCGTG GTGTCTGATGTTGTCCTCGTAGCGTGCCGTGCAGCGGCTGATGCTGGCATACGTTCTGTCTGTGTCACCAATTTCAGGTGA
- the LOC106440533 gene encoding protein ROH1-like, producing the protein MAPPTELQGSSFLRRISIRRNQIVSMDVSHDQHLEELEYFQKHVSDCLSELLSPPPPPSSSSSSASQPSDPILSIPWMKNLLDVYMSCETEFKGVLSTAQISKSPSLEKGLQETLDRILKSLDICNAVSNGIDSVSQSRRLAEIAVTALKQRPLCNGSVLRAKRALTSLLAGLNADGKDRNGGSSSRRTTSRSWSFGQRSSVHVSKNWSATKQIQAMAATLVPPRGAEASGVYIMSSVMVLVMWVLVAAVPCQTSNVIAAPLQLPKHQSWASAAVNIQERVGEEIKGKEKRFGGGMMEEMVRMERVGLSLLEFTERFRFPAEEEEEVADKVEEMDEICRGMEVGLEGLKRQVREVFHRLVRSRLEIVSVLDQATAI; encoded by the coding sequence ATGGCGCCGCCAACGGAACTTCAAGGCTCCTCCTTCCTCCGCCGAATCAGCATCCGCCGCAACCAGATCGTCTCCATGGACGTCTCTCACGACCAACACCTCGAGGAACTCGAGTACTTCCAGAAACACGTCTCCGATTGCCTCTCTGAGTTACTCTCCCCACCTCCGcctccttcctcctcctcctcctccgcctctCAGCCGTCTGATCCGATTCTCTCCATCCCTTGGATGAAGAACCTCCTCGACGTTTACATGTCCTGCGAAACAGAGTTCAAAGGGGTCCTCTCAACGGCCCAGATCTCAAAGTCTCCGTCTTTAGAGAAGGGCTTGCAAGAAACGCTCGATCGGATTTTGAAATCGCTCGATATCTGTAACGCCGTAAGTAACGGCATTGATTCCGTTAGTCAGAGCCGTCGTCTGGCGGAGATAGCCGTCACGGCGCTTAAACAACGGCCGTTATGTAACGGAAGCGTTCTTAGAGCTAAACGCGCGTTAACAAGCCTCCTCGCTGGGTTAAACGCCGACGGAAAAGATAGAAACGGCGGAAGTAGTAGCCGTCGGACAACGTCACGGTCGTGGTCGTTTGGACAACGCAGTAGCGTCCACGTCAGCAAGAACTGGTCCGCGACGAAGCAGATTCAGGCGATGGCGGCTACTCTGGTGCCGCCACGTGGAGCAGAAGCCTCTGGAGTTTACATAATGAGCAGCGTTATGGTTCTTGTGATGTGGGTGCTAGTCGCTGCGGTTCCTTGCCAGACAAGCAACGTTATCGCGGCGCCTTTGCAGCTTCCGAAACACCAGAGCTGGGCTAGCGCCGCGGTGAACATTCAGGAGAGGGTTGGCGAAGAGATCAAAGGGAAGGAGAAGCGTTTTGGTGGAGGGATGATGGAGGAGATGGTGAGGATGGAGAGGGTTGGGCTGTCTTTGTTGGAGTTCACGGAGAGGTTTAGGTTtccggcggaggaggaggaggaagtggCGGATAAGGTGGAGGAGATGGATGAGATATGCCGGGGGATGGAAGTGGGGTTGGAGGGTTTGAAGAGACAAGTGAGGGAAGTGTTTCATAGGTTGGTGAGAAGCAGACTAGAGATTGTCTCGGTGCTTGATCAAGCTACTGCAATCTAG
- the LOC106444517 gene encoding endoglucanase 20-like, with protein sequence MGKLLLVMLVVLIMAFQSLGTLDYGHALNKSILFFEGQRSGKLPVKQRVNWRADSALSDGSPDNVNLIGGYYDAGDNVKFVWPMAFTTTLLSWAAIEYQKEISSVNQLGYLRSAIKWGTDFIIRAHPSPTTLYTQVGDGNADHACWQRPEDMDTARTLYKISSSSPGSEVASEAAAALASASLVFKSFDSKYSSTLLSHAKSLFEFADQHRGSYQASCPFYCSHSGYNDELLWAAAWLYKATGENKYLSYVVSNQGWSQAVNEFSWDNKFAGAQALLASEFYNGKNELGKFKNDVESFVCALMPGSSSQQIKPTPGGLLFTRDGSNLQYATAATTVLFHYSKTLTRARVGSIQCGSTKFTASQIHDFAKSQVDYILGNNPKKMSYMVGFGNKCPTQPHHRSSSLPSIKSKPDKIDCKGGFSYFNSDQPNPNEHTGAIVGGPDKSDHFSDKRSDYAHAEPTTYINAAFIGPVAALICRNSN encoded by the exons ATGGGCAAGCTCTTATTGGTAATGTTAGTTGTTCTTATCATGGCTTTCCAAAGCTTGGGAACTCTTGATTATGGACATGCACTAAACAAGTCCATCTTGTTCTTTGAAGGCCAACGATCCGGAAAACTCCCGGTTAAACAACGTGTTAATTGGCGAGCTGATTCTGCCCTCTCTGACGGTTCACCGGATAAC GTAAATTTGATTGGAGGCTACTATGATGCAGGCGACAACGTAAAATTCGTGTGGCCAATGGCATTTACCACAACCTTATTGAGTTGGGCCGCTATTGAATACCAAAAAGAGATTTCCTCTGTAAACCAACTCGGTTATCTCCGGTCTGCTATTAAATGGGGAACCGATTTTATCATCCGGGCTCATCCTTCTCCCACCACACTATATACACAG GTAGGAGATGGGAACGCAGATCATGCTTGTTGGCAGAGGCCAGAAGATATGGACACAGCCAGAACTCTCTACAAGATATCATCCTCTTCCCCCGGATCTGAAGTCGCCAGTGAAGCCGCAGCCGCTCTTGCCTCCGCCTCACTTGTTTTCAAATCGTTCGATTCTAAATATTCATCCACGCTTCTAAGCCATGCAAAATCC CTATTTGAATTTGCTGATCAGCACAGAGGTTCATATCAAGCATCTTGCCCTTTCTACTGTTCACACTCAGGCTACAAT GACGAGTTATTATGGGCTGCGGCTTGGTTATACAAGGCAACAGGAGAAAATAAATACCTAAGTTATGTTGTAAGCAATCAAGGTTGGAGCCAAGCGGTGAATGAATTCAGCTGGGACAATAAATTTGCCGGAGCTCAGGCTCTACTCGCATCA GAGTTCTACAATGGGAAGAATGAATTGGGAAAATTTAAGAACGATGTTGAGTCATTCGTCTGCGCATTGATGCCAGGAAGTAGCTCTCAACAAATTAAACCAACTCCTG GTGGCCTTTTGTTTACTAGAGACGGTAGTAACTTACAATATGCAACAGCGGCTACAACAGTTTTGTTCCATTACTCAAAAACTCTAACTCGAGCCCGGGTCGGTTCAATCCAGTGTGGTTCAACCAAGTTCACTGCGTCACAAATTCATGATTTCGCCAAATCACAG GTTGATTACATTCTTGGAAATAATCCAAAGAAAATGTCTTACATGGTGGGATTCGGGAACAAGTGCCCAACACAGCCTCATCATAGAAGCTCATCTTTACCATCAATCAAATCTAAGCCGGACAAAATTGACTGCAAAGGAGGATTTTCATACTTTAACTCTGATCAACCAAACCCGAATGAGCATACCGGCGCAATTGTTGGGGGGCCGGACAAATCAGATCACTTTAGCGATAAAAGATCAGATTACGCCCATGCAGAGCCCACAACTTACATCAACGCCGCCTTTATTGGGCCCGTTGCAGCTCTGATTTGCCGGAATTCTAACTAG